In Bythopirellula goksoeyrii, a single window of DNA contains:
- a CDS encoding alkaline phosphatase family protein produces the protein MGDATRLANRLLLIGWDGVELGALRTLLAEGQLPNLGSLLEKGACLELTVPRPAFPEAAWTSLATGKRPHQHGVLHEFSPSASANQLHPVSRLNRESSALWSMLHRKGMRTHVIGWPVSHPAESLAGIFVSDRFALAQPASPSFSQEDGSAVLPPEAQSHISERRVSSIDAEEIALTQLLPHHIVGLREYSRLEAVCRDILAQSATLFRSIRWCLDAQPWDFTAGVFPGIRRAHQLAEWLRKMSPTTGEICDRLITGSYEHHDLLLGQILSQVDDTTHVIVVSPAGTQAVTPSTAGVASLEVAGSATLGTGMAVISGPGVRQLASPALGSVLDLAPTILAMFGLPFGEDMGGRPLVRLFEPEIAKTSVETWESQSSSKQTLGQSDSNEFHEKLPPESHETREVNYLTELGYVDPLEIAAQASVNRCRLTTVLNRAISLLDAGLIDNAISVLQDSTRLHSDSSRAHFLLAEAFYRSRQFGAARQEINSLMCQGIESRRLYLLAAANDFADRRYNTALEEVACTRRGKVEYPGAYLLEGNIQLRRRDFAAAEKAYLGAIAAEGPSAQALDGLASVKLHLGRYEEAALHALDAIDKNRQQGKAHYHLGVALHYLDKPQDALGALRTWAAVEPRAAAPYRWMAYVYKHQLNDSNRAESCRKQGKEVIRLRRQSH, from the coding sequence ATGGGCGACGCCACCCGATTGGCTAATCGGTTGTTGCTCATTGGCTGGGATGGCGTTGAGCTGGGGGCTCTTCGTACACTTTTGGCAGAGGGGCAGCTGCCAAATTTGGGATCCCTGCTCGAAAAGGGAGCATGTCTTGAGCTTACTGTGCCCCGGCCTGCTTTTCCTGAAGCAGCATGGACATCTCTGGCCACAGGAAAACGTCCTCACCAGCACGGTGTGCTTCACGAGTTTAGTCCATCTGCCAGTGCCAATCAGCTACATCCCGTCTCACGTCTCAATAGAGAATCAAGTGCTCTGTGGAGCATGCTCCACCGCAAGGGGATGCGGACCCATGTTATCGGTTGGCCGGTTTCGCATCCTGCCGAATCGCTGGCGGGGATTTTCGTTTCAGATCGGTTTGCTCTTGCTCAACCAGCATCACCGTCATTCTCTCAAGAGGATGGCTCAGCAGTGCTGCCTCCTGAGGCACAGTCACACATATCTGAACGGCGAGTCAGCTCCATTGATGCCGAAGAGATTGCACTTACGCAGCTGCTTCCTCATCATATCGTAGGACTCCGTGAATATTCTCGATTGGAGGCTGTATGTCGAGATATCCTTGCGCAGTCGGCGACACTGTTCCGCTCAATCCGGTGGTGTCTTGATGCGCAGCCCTGGGACTTTACCGCTGGTGTTTTTCCCGGGATTCGCCGCGCACATCAACTTGCCGAGTGGCTTCGAAAGATGTCACCAACAACAGGTGAAATATGTGATCGATTAATCACGGGCAGTTATGAGCACCATGATCTCTTGCTCGGGCAAATCTTGTCACAGGTTGACGATACGACTCACGTAATAGTGGTCTCTCCGGCTGGGACCCAAGCTGTAACTCCTTCTACAGCGGGAGTAGCAAGTTTAGAGGTAGCTGGATCTGCGACTCTTGGCACCGGCATGGCCGTGATAAGCGGTCCTGGAGTGCGACAACTAGCAAGTCCAGCTCTTGGAAGTGTACTAGATTTGGCTCCCACGATCTTGGCCATGTTTGGATTGCCATTCGGCGAGGATATGGGCGGTCGCCCATTGGTGAGACTCTTCGAACCTGAAATAGCCAAGACCTCTGTCGAAACTTGGGAAAGCCAATCATCTAGCAAACAGACTTTGGGACAGTCCGATTCAAATGAATTTCACGAGAAGTTGCCTCCCGAATCTCATGAGACCCGTGAAGTGAATTACCTGACAGAATTGGGGTACGTCGATCCACTTGAGATCGCAGCCCAAGCGTCGGTGAATCGCTGTCGACTTACGACTGTATTGAATCGGGCAATTTCTCTACTTGACGCTGGATTGATTGATAATGCAATTTCAGTCCTCCAAGACAGTACCAGATTACATAGCGACTCAAGCAGAGCTCATTTTCTTCTCGCTGAGGCGTTTTATAGATCAAGGCAATTTGGTGCTGCTAGACAGGAAATCAATTCACTGATGTGTCAGGGCATTGAGAGCCGTCGGCTATACCTCCTTGCGGCAGCCAATGATTTTGCGGATCGCCGGTATAATACGGCCTTGGAGGAAGTGGCCTGCACGCGACGTGGCAAAGTAGAATACCCTGGTGCTTACCTCCTGGAAGGGAATATTCAATTGCGAAGACGTGATTTCGCCGCCGCTGAAAAAGCGTACCTGGGAGCAATTGCAGCGGAAGGACCCTCGGCCCAGGCTCTCGACGGTCTGGCTAGCGTCAAACTTCATCTCGGTCGGTACGAAGAAGCAGCACTTCATGCACTAGACGCAATCGACAAGAACAGGCAACAAGGAAAAGCACATTATCACCTGGGAGTTGCCCTGCACTATCTGGACAAGCCGCAAGACGCTTTGGGAGCTCTGCGCACTTGGGCAGCAGTCGAACCAAGGGCTGCAGCTCCCTACCGCTGGATGGCGTATGTCTACAAACATCAGCTTAATGATTCGAACCGAGCCGAGTCTTGCAGGAAACAGGGAAAGGAAGTCATTCGACTTCGGCGACAGTCTCACTAG
- a CDS encoding GNAT family N-acetyltransferase, with product MSLHSEFSIRNADRDDAKAVRMLLSSPNDAFETQLVAVCGNPSRIVAAGGLTKSERPKPLVGPGIVLQVIESARSRGIGKALLQRLVDRAMQRGAEAVYATQKVATDSWEKRAWEALGFSACETVEYHELPLEEFEKQLAPLYDRMHQRGKIPISARVHHLYEADLVEVAKLHLAELGGDLSSLMKKLSGEVPGSFAPWYSRVLTFDDRIVGCILAHRKSHDIIHVDANIISPEVRGRWANVMLKLEATRGAAERGVKKFVFTTFDHYTDTRSFTARMRGETVRKQVLMYLPLKSSSETVAEVE from the coding sequence ATGTCGCTGCATTCAGAGTTTTCAATTCGTAATGCGGACAGGGATGACGCCAAAGCGGTCAGGATGTTGCTCTCCTCGCCAAATGATGCGTTTGAAACTCAGTTGGTGGCCGTGTGTGGCAACCCGTCTCGAATCGTTGCGGCAGGGGGATTGACCAAGAGTGAGCGGCCAAAGCCACTCGTTGGACCTGGAATAGTGCTGCAAGTCATCGAATCTGCTCGCAGTCGTGGGATTGGAAAAGCACTGCTGCAGCGACTCGTTGATCGTGCGATGCAGCGAGGTGCAGAAGCAGTTTACGCCACACAGAAGGTGGCTACTGATAGCTGGGAAAAGAGGGCTTGGGAAGCACTTGGGTTTTCGGCGTGCGAGACCGTTGAGTACCATGAGCTACCGCTTGAAGAGTTCGAGAAACAACTCGCTCCGCTATATGATCGCATGCATCAACGAGGAAAAATTCCAATCTCTGCTAGAGTACATCATTTGTATGAGGCGGATCTTGTCGAAGTTGCCAAGTTGCACCTTGCAGAACTTGGTGGCGATCTCTCTTCACTCATGAAAAAACTGAGCGGAGAAGTCCCAGGTTCTTTTGCGCCGTGGTATTCTCGCGTTTTAACATTCGACGACCGGATAGTTGGATGCATTCTTGCCCATCGCAAATCGCACGACATTATTCATGTTGACGCGAATATCATCTCGCCGGAAGTTCGCGGAAGATGGGCAAATGTCATGCTTAAGCTTGAAGCAACGCGAGGTGCCGCTGAGCGTGGAGTCAAGAAGTTCGTATTTACCACGTTCGATCACTATACTGATACCCGTAGTTTCACAGCGAGGATGCGCGGCGAAACGGTGAGAAAACAGGTGTTGATGTACCTTCCACTGAAGTCTTCTAGTGAGACTGTCGCCGAAGTCGAATGA
- a CDS encoding N-acetylglucosamine kinase, translating into MGEQIVIGIDGGGTRLRAALVSLEGELLGLGEAGTGNYHDVGLDEVRHNIESAINCAWSDSQMVPRQAKSIFLGLGSIVTKEDQENIQKIVQELEIVPEGAIGVDHDLRVALMGGVAGEPGIVLIAGTGSSSYGRDKEGNSWQAGGWGPILDDPGSSYWLGRQAMIAALRDFDGRGKPTCLRERVVQALGLSAMHHILRRVELEGMKRTEIAVLAQLVTSSAAEGDEVACSIIRRGTEELAMMVAAVANKLVNLQSLSQIPVVVTGGLTNAGEVFMSPLSEALSRRLPQASLKESLLPPVLGAALLASELTNNSMKSDVSERLMAAYSANREACTVN; encoded by the coding sequence ATGGGCGAACAAATAGTGATCGGTATTGATGGAGGTGGAACGCGCTTACGCGCGGCATTGGTTTCTCTCGAAGGTGAATTGCTTGGACTCGGGGAAGCGGGGACAGGTAATTATCATGATGTCGGCTTGGATGAAGTGCGACACAACATTGAGTCGGCTATTAACTGCGCTTGGTCGGATTCGCAAATGGTCCCTCGGCAGGCCAAGTCTATATTCTTGGGACTGGGCAGTATCGTCACCAAGGAAGATCAGGAGAACATCCAAAAGATCGTTCAAGAATTGGAGATTGTTCCGGAGGGTGCAATCGGAGTTGATCATGATCTGCGTGTCGCCCTGATGGGGGGGGTAGCAGGTGAACCGGGGATCGTTCTGATTGCTGGCACAGGTTCATCGAGCTACGGTCGGGATAAAGAAGGCAACAGTTGGCAGGCAGGTGGCTGGGGACCAATACTGGATGATCCAGGCAGTAGCTACTGGCTGGGGCGTCAAGCGATGATTGCGGCTTTACGCGACTTTGACGGCCGGGGGAAACCAACTTGCCTGCGAGAGCGCGTTGTGCAGGCACTGGGACTCTCCGCGATGCATCATATACTCCGTCGAGTAGAATTAGAAGGAATGAAACGTACCGAAATCGCAGTGCTGGCACAGCTAGTGACATCATCGGCGGCTGAGGGTGATGAAGTTGCCTGCAGCATTATTAGGAGAGGGACTGAAGAACTAGCCATGATGGTGGCAGCAGTTGCAAACAAACTGGTGAATCTGCAGTCCTTGTCACAGATTCCGGTTGTCGTGACTGGTGGCTTGACCAACGCTGGCGAAGTCTTCATGAGTCCACTCTCAGAAGCTTTATCGCGCAGGCTGCCTCAAGCTAGTCTGAAAGAGTCCTTGCTGCCGCCCGTATTGGGGGCGGCGCTGCTGGCTAGTGAGTTGACTAACAACTCGATGAAGTCGGACGTGTCGGAACGGCTCATGGCAGCGTACTCCGCTAACAGAGAAGCATGCACTGTCAATTGA
- a CDS encoding GntR family transcriptional regulator, giving the protein MITWLDGIDPKKPRSKQVYEAIRERIEGGQLASGAKLPTELELMQHFNVSRTTISRALRDLELQGFIRRRRGSGTYVKEMADAVEQYDLAFFMPWMESGVALPYVEGLIHQGLADLASRRHSTLLLKCLSGDGSFKERVLNTTRSLIDLRVDGVFYYPAELPGDQMQLNRVVVDMLAEAGISVILIDRDIASFPNRSEFTRIGYDNRRAGVILTEHLIRRGCHRIAFVGIPEISTAVADRLAGYFEAHRMHDMSVDSELVHMVDEYELTRSFCEDLMQSAKPDAIISKMDRFAALIGRHLIEQGLQIGQDVKMAGFDDDPIAELLPVTLTTIRLPIRPFVKAAYEAMLDNLSGSDKSARQIIVDTELVVRSSTDFRSEQTFELAHSTASE; this is encoded by the coding sequence ATGATCACCTGGCTCGACGGTATCGATCCTAAGAAGCCTCGCTCAAAACAGGTATATGAAGCCATTCGTGAGCGTATCGAGGGGGGGCAGCTCGCTTCAGGAGCCAAGCTTCCGACAGAGCTGGAGTTGATGCAGCATTTCAATGTCTCACGGACTACCATCTCGCGTGCTTTGCGGGATCTGGAGCTGCAAGGGTTCATCCGTCGTAGGCGAGGATCAGGCACCTATGTGAAAGAAATGGCAGATGCAGTTGAGCAGTATGACTTAGCTTTTTTCATGCCTTGGATGGAGTCGGGAGTAGCATTGCCCTACGTGGAAGGATTGATTCATCAGGGACTAGCTGACTTGGCCTCTCGCCGGCATTCAACGCTGTTGCTCAAATGCCTGTCAGGTGATGGGTCATTCAAAGAACGTGTTTTGAACACAACGAGGTCCTTGATCGATTTAAGAGTTGATGGAGTTTTCTACTACCCGGCTGAATTGCCTGGCGACCAAATGCAGTTGAACCGAGTCGTCGTGGATATGTTGGCTGAAGCTGGCATAAGCGTGATCCTGATTGACCGAGACATCGCTTCATTCCCGAATCGTAGTGAATTCACGCGAATTGGATACGATAATCGTCGGGCTGGCGTGATTCTTACAGAGCATCTAATTCGAAGAGGCTGCCACCGAATAGCTTTCGTAGGAATACCCGAAATATCAACGGCTGTGGCTGATCGACTAGCAGGTTACTTTGAAGCACATCGGATGCACGATATGAGTGTGGATAGTGAACTGGTGCATATGGTCGATGAATACGAGCTAACACGCTCGTTCTGCGAAGACCTAATGCAAAGTGCCAAGCCAGACGCTATCATTAGCAAGATGGATCGGTTTGCAGCTTTGATCGGACGTCATTTGATCGAACAAGGGCTGCAGATCGGTCAGGATGTGAAAATGGCAGGCTTTGATGATGATCCGATAGCGGAATTGTTGCCGGTAACGCTGACCACTATTCGGCTTCCGATTCGCCCCTTTGTTAAAGCCGCGTATGAAGCAATGTTGGACAACTTGAGTGGTTCAGATAAGAGTGCCAGGCAAATTATCGTTGACACCGAACTGGTGGTTCGCAGTTCGACGGACTTTAGATCTGAGCAAACATTTGAATTGGCCCATTCAACCGCTTCAGAGTAA
- a CDS encoding class I mannose-6-phosphate isomerase, with protein sequence MIHSSERTKKTGSFRKTEQILSPSNPSNGLAETYRLFPDFSLEGGCVGFGFESLADLLTTYSQIRIDGFVGIFWESFREQLQATFASRNIQTIWIDVSQAMKPPSMVEALVKPYLGGDDPLFGKRFPGSLQDYFDPDQLKSLQPDPDCSLSILYGCGAFLAQWKGPLLYVDLPKNELQYRSRAGRVRNLGSPSPLTPKEQYKQFYFVDWQVLNRHKQTILDRVDWFVDGQRPTEPTFVAGAVLRDAFNRMSQNVFRARPWFEAGPWGGQRLKEIVPQLPQHEPNYAWSFELITPENGLAFTDGEYSLEVSFDWFMYHNHREILGRSADQFGYEFPIRFDFLDTFDGGNLSLQCHPSPEYIKEHFGEPFTQDETYYILDCKPGAEVYLGFQQTIDPKTFRTQLDSSFTNSTPVDVKQFVNTVSARQHDLLLIPHGTIHCSGENVLVLEISATPYIFTFKMYDWLRLGLDGVARPLNIARAFENLDFDRRGEEARRQLISQPHIIDQGQDWRIVHLPTHSDHFYDVHRYEFESEVMGHTDGSPHVLMLVEGSSLEILTHQGMVEQFYYAETFVVPAAAKSYKLVNLGQRPAKVIKAFIKSSLESK encoded by the coding sequence GTGATACACTCCTCGGAAAGAACGAAAAAGACTGGCTCGTTTCGCAAGACCGAGCAGATTCTTTCTCCCTCAAACCCAAGCAATGGCTTGGCGGAAACCTATCGACTATTCCCGGATTTTTCCTTGGAAGGTGGTTGCGTGGGATTCGGCTTTGAATCTCTAGCTGACCTATTGACTACTTACAGTCAGATTCGCATTGACGGCTTTGTTGGAATATTCTGGGAATCATTTCGAGAACAACTCCAAGCGACTTTTGCCTCGAGGAATATTCAGACAATCTGGATTGATGTATCACAAGCTATGAAGCCACCTTCGATGGTTGAAGCGCTGGTCAAACCCTATCTTGGTGGCGACGACCCGCTATTCGGCAAGAGGTTTCCAGGCTCTCTTCAGGACTACTTTGATCCAGACCAACTGAAATCCCTTCAGCCGGATCCAGACTGTTCACTTTCGATTCTGTACGGTTGCGGGGCTTTTCTTGCCCAATGGAAAGGTCCTCTGCTCTACGTGGATCTACCCAAGAATGAGCTTCAGTATCGATCCCGTGCTGGAAGGGTGCGAAATCTTGGATCGCCGAGCCCCCTCACTCCTAAAGAGCAATATAAGCAGTTCTACTTTGTAGATTGGCAAGTACTCAATCGTCACAAGCAGACTATCCTCGACAGAGTAGATTGGTTTGTTGACGGCCAACGCCCCACGGAACCCACCTTTGTTGCCGGGGCAGTACTTCGAGATGCATTCAATCGAATGAGTCAGAATGTCTTTCGAGCAAGACCGTGGTTCGAAGCTGGACCATGGGGTGGGCAGCGACTCAAGGAAATCGTTCCGCAGCTACCCCAGCACGAACCAAACTATGCATGGTCATTCGAGTTGATCACGCCTGAAAATGGACTGGCATTTACTGATGGAGAGTATTCGCTTGAAGTCTCTTTTGATTGGTTCATGTACCACAACCATCGCGAAATCCTTGGCAGAAGTGCTGATCAGTTTGGCTATGAATTTCCCATTCGGTTCGATTTTCTGGATACATTCGACGGAGGTAATCTCTCACTGCAGTGTCATCCCAGCCCAGAATACATCAAGGAGCATTTTGGCGAGCCTTTCACTCAAGATGAGACCTACTACATTCTTGATTGCAAACCAGGTGCTGAAGTCTACCTGGGTTTCCAACAGACCATCGACCCTAAAACATTTCGGACTCAACTAGATAGCAGTTTCACAAATTCTACTCCCGTGGATGTGAAACAATTCGTCAACACCGTGTCGGCCCGTCAGCATGACCTTCTCTTGATACCTCACGGTACCATTCACTGTTCGGGAGAAAACGTTCTGGTGCTAGAGATAAGTGCAACACCATATATTTTCACCTTTAAAATGTATGATTGGTTGAGATTGGGCCTCGACGGAGTTGCCCGACCTCTTAATATTGCGCGAGCATTCGAAAACCTGGATTTCGATCGTAGAGGCGAAGAAGCAAGGCGGCAATTGATAAGCCAACCCCATATCATCGACCAGGGACAGGACTGGCGTATTGTTCACTTGCCAACACATTCTGACCACTTTTATGACGTTCATCGCTATGAATTTGAATCAGAGGTTATGGGCCACACAGATGGTTCTCCTCATGTACTTATGTTAGTAGAAGGCTCTTCTCTAGAAATTTTGACTCACCAAGGCATGGTCGAACAGTTCTACTATGCTGAAACCTTCGTCGTTCCTGCTGCTGCCAAATCATACAAACTCGTCAATCTCGGTCAGCGTCCTGCTAAGGTTATCAAGGCGTTCATCAAAAGCTCCCTAGAAAGTAAATGA
- a CDS encoding glucosidase family protein produces MTLINPHHRMLYRLMLISSIALVTQMDSRLPAESTNNQSAVPSIDEMASEWLEVDQIAHMPSLHNFHDMAACAPDLVGVNYNPDGQLFDWPTGPRWFRYLTLPLLKLKVNGIEYDSTTCRWYPHQAVRRHSIEGLDLKTTVRMQFEGAGLFYKLKVSNSSNEDQSVELLLEVPGIKLSDTEEPIVAYESDDQKLETAHAFGDSTPEPESAKSRLEMVHAFADQPDQIEGLPGAVRARWIRELKPGETATVRLVMSHGQNTEKFPSQETVNKATAWASNFEETWNTVKSRWQDRWNDVFDPENDHFSGWLPTLVTSNEKLSDIYYRSILTLLVLHRTNMAMCDRVFVTSGERDKGVVFFWDTSMWSKVFALLEPEGMKEHVKLFLSCDPHKGPVFGMDDGRQWEGWYAANDSTIFTFVTEYLNVTGDMAFLDEKVGVKTVLEHLDSLATNWQKLQRDKSVMLADYGENRNLLECAPAYIHRVPSFNAANVWMMRATADFYEQHGNMKRADQLRDWANEFALSVLDLYKPGEGVWYALHRNGDRVELRHCYDFVCIGRFMPVDLTPRMKEEMVDFVERELLTDHWMRAMSPKDKAAAESDRPDHGPMGAYDAWPALTAESMCILGAWKPAFEFLCDTQDVLYEGVYGQSREFYGEDRGDRDAPVRIAMRGACMRESVGGGAFAEMIIGTLFGFRPQADQQLKLYEADIDRGFKGKLLNVRFDNRLLDISSNADGVSFTYQE; encoded by the coding sequence ATGACTCTTATCAATCCCCATCATAGAATGCTCTATCGGTTGATGCTGATTTCGTCAATCGCTTTGGTCACCCAAATGGACTCTCGCTTGCCGGCTGAATCTACTAACAACCAATCAGCAGTTCCGAGCATTGACGAAATGGCCAGCGAATGGCTTGAAGTGGACCAAATCGCCCACATGCCTTCACTGCACAACTTTCATGACATGGCCGCATGCGCGCCGGACCTCGTGGGTGTGAATTACAATCCTGACGGACAACTATTTGATTGGCCAACGGGTCCTCGCTGGTTTCGCTATTTGACTTTGCCTCTCTTGAAGTTAAAGGTCAATGGCATTGAGTACGACTCTACGACGTGCCGATGGTATCCCCATCAGGCTGTTAGGAGACACAGCATCGAGGGTCTCGATCTGAAAACCACGGTTCGCATGCAGTTTGAAGGAGCTGGGCTATTTTATAAATTAAAGGTGTCGAATAGCTCGAACGAAGATCAGTCGGTAGAACTTCTATTGGAGGTCCCTGGGATCAAGCTCTCTGACACTGAGGAACCGATCGTCGCGTATGAGTCAGACGACCAGAAACTTGAAACTGCCCACGCTTTTGGCGATTCCACTCCAGAACCTGAAAGCGCGAAGTCAAGACTAGAAATGGTCCACGCTTTCGCCGACCAGCCTGATCAGATTGAAGGATTGCCAGGTGCAGTTAGAGCGAGATGGATTCGAGAGCTGAAACCCGGCGAGACTGCAACAGTACGGCTTGTGATGTCTCATGGTCAAAATACCGAGAAGTTTCCATCACAAGAAACAGTCAATAAGGCAACTGCCTGGGCTTCCAACTTTGAGGAAACCTGGAACACAGTGAAGTCACGTTGGCAGGATCGTTGGAACGATGTATTTGATCCTGAGAATGACCACTTTTCGGGTTGGTTGCCAACCCTCGTCACTTCAAACGAAAAACTAAGCGACATCTATTATCGCAGCATTCTCACGCTCTTAGTTCTTCACCGAACTAATATGGCCATGTGCGACCGTGTGTTTGTCACTAGCGGAGAGCGAGACAAAGGTGTCGTATTCTTCTGGGACACTTCCATGTGGTCCAAGGTTTTTGCTCTGCTTGAACCCGAAGGCATGAAGGAGCACGTTAAGTTATTTCTCTCCTGTGACCCTCACAAAGGCCCTGTCTTCGGAATGGATGATGGTCGTCAATGGGAGGGTTGGTACGCAGCAAACGATTCCACAATCTTCACATTTGTAACTGAGTATCTCAATGTGACGGGCGATATGGCTTTTCTTGACGAAAAGGTTGGCGTCAAGACCGTCCTAGAGCATCTTGATTCTTTGGCTACCAATTGGCAAAAGTTGCAACGCGACAAGAGCGTGATGCTCGCCGATTATGGCGAAAATCGAAATCTATTGGAATGCGCACCGGCCTATATTCATCGTGTTCCCTCATTTAACGCGGCCAATGTGTGGATGATGCGTGCCACAGCTGACTTCTACGAACAACATGGGAACATGAAGCGAGCGGATCAACTTCGAGATTGGGCAAACGAGTTCGCACTGTCGGTGCTTGACCTGTATAAACCAGGCGAAGGTGTCTGGTACGCCTTGCACCGAAATGGAGACCGCGTGGAACTTCGGCACTGTTACGATTTTGTCTGTATCGGCCGTTTCATGCCTGTGGATCTGACACCTCGGATGAAAGAAGAAATGGTCGATTTTGTCGAACGCGAACTTTTGACAGATCACTGGATGCGTGCCATGTCTCCGAAGGACAAAGCGGCTGCCGAGTCGGATCGCCCCGACCATGGACCGATGGGAGCTTATGACGCATGGCCAGCGCTAACTGCTGAATCGATGTGCATCCTGGGTGCCTGGAAACCCGCCTTCGAATTTCTCTGCGACACGCAAGATGTGTTGTATGAAGGTGTGTATGGTCAGTCACGAGAGTTCTACGGCGAAGATCGCGGCGATCGCGATGCACCGGTCCGTATTGCCATGCGTGGGGCCTGCATGCGTGAGAGTGTAGGCGGAGGGGCTTTTGCTGAGATGATAATAGGTACCCTTTTCGGCTTCCGACCCCAAGCAGACCAACAATTGAAACTCTACGAAGCGGACATCGACCGTGGTTTTAAAGGAAAGCTCTTAAATGTTCGCTTTGACAATCGATTGCTTGATATTTCCAGCAATGCCGACGGGGTAAGTTTTACCTATCAGGAATAG
- a CDS encoding SDR family NAD(P)-dependent oxidoreductase produces MASQTYPGLQGRTAIVTGGAKGIGAACVQILAEQGAKVAILDLDYELGNSLAHEAGSECIAYELDVSNSSLIREAIRKITEQLGLPTLLVNNAGIGHYGTVVETTDEQLDRVLDVNLKSYFFCAREVVPHMLTAGMGSIVNVASVQSFMSQKRVAAYCASKAGIIGLTRAIAVDHAPSIRCNAVCPGTVDTPMLADAISELPDQEAILQECRDMYLTKRIAEPMEIAQLVTYLLSDLSSFITGQAIRIDGGIGLEIGGSVQD; encoded by the coding sequence ATGGCAAGCCAAACCTATCCCGGACTTCAAGGCAGAACTGCCATCGTAACAGGAGGTGCGAAAGGAATAGGAGCAGCGTGTGTTCAGATTCTCGCAGAGCAAGGAGCCAAAGTCGCAATCTTAGATCTCGACTACGAGTTGGGAAATTCATTGGCTCACGAGGCAGGGTCAGAATGTATTGCCTATGAATTGGACGTCAGTAATTCTTCATTGATACGTGAGGCAATCAGAAAGATTACAGAGCAACTTGGCCTGCCAACTTTGCTTGTCAACAATGCAGGCATTGGCCACTATGGAACTGTAGTTGAAACGACCGATGAGCAATTGGATCGCGTGCTGGACGTTAATCTAAAATCCTATTTTTTTTGTGCACGTGAAGTTGTCCCCCACATGCTTACCGCGGGAATGGGTTCGATTGTTAACGTCGCAAGCGTGCAGAGTTTTATGAGCCAAAAACGCGTCGCTGCTTATTGCGCTAGTAAAGCGGGCATTATCGGTCTCACCAGGGCAATCGCTGTCGACCATGCTCCCTCGATCCGATGCAACGCAGTTTGTCCGGGCACAGTCGATACTCCCATGTTGGCCGATGCGATTTCAGAACTACCCGACCAAGAAGCCATTCTGCAGGAATGTCGCGATATGTATCTCACGAAAAGAATTGCCGAGCCAATGGAGATCGCCCAGTTAGTTACCTACTTGCTGAGTGACCTCTCTTCGTTTATCACTGGCCAGGCCATACGGATTGATGGAGGCATAGGCCTGGAAATCGGTGGAAGTGTTCAAGATTAA
- a CDS encoding mannonate dehydratase has translation MQVAGVAKQFNETNLKLIKQLGVDDFVYYSMQGMPDTLEELSAVKELVQKNGLRLSVIEGGPVIDQIVLAKDRRNQQIEEYIQSIRNMGRLGIRVLCYNFMPQVTSAAMVVRTSTVFEERGGAYTSQYREADLRDEDIVHDEQPTTDEEMWDNLEYFLKRIVPVAEQEEVLLAMHPDDPPLSPLCNLSRIMRNVANFDRLLSIVDSPVNGLTLCQGCFAEMGCDLVETIRHFKDRIHFAHFRDIFGTPTDFHETFPDNGANDMLKVIKTYREIGYGGFIRVDHVPLLATESGDYDGYGMIGHSFAIGYLKGLMESVYGKSASQSR, from the coding sequence ATGCAAGTTGCCGGCGTGGCCAAACAGTTTAACGAAACAAACCTAAAGCTCATCAAACAGCTCGGCGTCGATGACTTTGTGTACTACAGTATGCAGGGCATGCCCGATACTCTCGAAGAGCTCTCGGCTGTCAAAGAGTTAGTTCAAAAAAATGGACTTCGTCTTTCAGTAATCGAGGGGGGACCGGTAATCGATCAAATTGTATTGGCCAAGGACAGGCGCAATCAACAGATCGAAGAGTACATCCAGTCGATAAGAAATATGGGGCGATTGGGAATTCGTGTGTTGTGTTATAACTTTATGCCCCAAGTCACAAGTGCTGCGATGGTCGTGCGTACTTCAACAGTGTTTGAGGAGCGTGGCGGTGCTTATACGAGTCAGTATCGAGAAGCCGATCTACGAGATGAGGACATCGTTCACGATGAGCAGCCCACAACCGATGAAGAGATGTGGGATAACTTAGAATACTTCTTAAAACGCATTGTACCTGTCGCCGAACAAGAAGAAGTCCTGCTGGCGATGCATCCAGACGACCCTCCCCTATCGCCTCTCTGCAATCTGTCACGCATCATGAGAAATGTGGCAAACTTTGATCGTCTGTTGAGTATCGTCGATTCCCCGGTGAATGGATTGACATTGTGTCAAGGCTGCTTCGCTGAAATGGGGTGCGACCTTGTCGAAACCATTCGACATTTCAAAGATCGCATTCATTTCGCGCATTTTCGTGATATCTTTGGTACGCCTACTGATTTTCATGAAACTTTTCCTGACAATGGTGCCAACGACATGCTGAAGGTCATCAAGACCTATCGAGAAATCGGTTATGGGGGATTCATCCGAGTAGATCATGTTCCCCTTCTCGCGACGGAGTCTGGTGACTACGACGGATACGGAATGATCGGACACAGCTTTGCGATTGGCTATCTGAAGGGCTTGATGGAATCCGTTTATGGCAAATCAGCATCACAAAGCCGTTGA